One Saccharomycodes ludwigii strain NBRC 1722 chromosome VI, whole genome shotgun sequence DNA segment encodes these proteins:
- the BRL1 gene encoding Brl1p (similar to Saccharomyces cerevisiae YHR036W | BRL1 | BRr6 Like protein) yields MDDFMNLSLDTDPREYFKECDRINTQLSGFTLPKETDERYGELQDNAMIDSDCYYNYSTRTISQLEYKIDYCNRNSMNNNKKYETFGMHMIKKYLFNKKNSKKGALIFGINLEQENKGVSTTNNNNNNIIINNNINNEANELPGLCLKEEEEEEEEKKDGQEHQLQKEDVTIPKPKPSNKYLQCDGGKTDEDLELLKLDDKEEICGDTYEGKNISHESTKSTKEVGNFLKALVSPTTLGVATARKQLIEEGSDVNLEARQKEEEMKREPSKKLDFNVAIKNYNENNDQNDNNICGVKSISNCFAEQQDSKKACNFSVNNHYYNFFCNGPMPYTQNFPFYSQLIPVSNNDPGSNNNNNNNGNSNDAPTSGSEYHDNSYNYNSHLPQPWSYKSHPQHKFMYIFTSYLQFGLNILTYMSVISILLTVFKSIKSDINNTWNQEILKFNYESMKCELQYIRNKCQDNTAPALQNLCYDWYECMKRDNNIMFKERTQHIAALFGKIFNAIIGELEWKSVLIVIALLYFWIFGTNFFLGFIRAKSYYDNGKGRDDVFYENSTNTKPNNDKNENGDIKNNSTTKLLKN; encoded by the coding sequence ATGGATGATTTCATGAATTTAAGTCTTGATACCGATCCTAGAGAGTATTTTAAGGAATGTGATAGGATTAATACACAATTATCTGGTTTTACACTTCCTAAAGAAACAGACGAAAGATATGGGGAATTACAGGATAATGCGATGATTGACAGTGactgttattataattatagcACAAGAACGATCTCTCAACttgaatataaaattgaCTATTGTAATAGAAACAGTAtgaataacaacaaaaaatacgAAACTTTTGGCATGCAtatgattaaaaaatatttgtttaataagaaaaattcaAAGAAGGGAGCATTAATATTTGGTATTAATCTGgaacaagaaaataaaggagtttctactactaataataataataataatattattattaataataatattaataatgagGCTAATGAATTACCTGGATTATGcttaaaagaagaagaagaagaagaagaagaaaagaaagatgGACAAGAGCATCAACTCCAAAAAGAAGATGTTACAATCCCAAAACCTAAACCTAgcaataaatatttacaatGCGACGGAGGAAAGACTGATGAAGACctagaattattaaaattagacGACAAGGAAGAAATCTGTGGCGACACTTATgagggaaaaaatatatcacaTGAAAGTACTAAATCTACGAAGGAGGTAGGtaactttttaaaagcATTGGTATCACCAACAACATTGGGAGTTGCAACGGCaagaaaacaattaatAGAAGAAGGAAGCGATGTGAATTTAGAGGCAAGGcagaaagaagaagaaatgaAGAGGGAACCCTCCAAAAAATTGGATTTTAATGTTGCAATTAAGAATTACAATGAAAACAATGAtcaaaatgataataatatttgtggTGTTAAAAGTATTTCTAATTGCTTCGCTGAACAACAAGATTCGAAAAAAGCGTGTAATTTTTCTGTTAAcaatcattattataatttcttttgtaaTGGACCCATGCCTTATACACAAAATTTTCCATTCTATTCTCAATTGATACCAGTTTCCAATAATGATCCTggcagtaataataataataataataatgggaATAGTAATGATGCTCCAACATCCGGTAGTGAGTACCATGATAATAGTTATAACTATAATTCCCATTTGCCACAACCTTGGTCATATAAATCACATCCACAGCATAAATTcatgtatatttttacttcatatttacaatttggcttaaatatattaacatATATGTCAGTAATATCCATATTATTAACTGTCTTTAAATCGATTAAGTCGGacataaataatacatGGAACcaagaaattttaaaatttaattatgaGTCAATGAAATGTGAATTGCAATACATAAGAAATAAATGTCAAGATAATACCGCGCCTGCATTACAAAACCTATGTTATGATTGGTATGAGTGTATGAAGCGcgacaataatattatgtTTAAAGAAAGAACACAGCATATAGCTGCATTATTTGGGAAAATATTTAACGCCATTATTGGTGAATTAGAGTGGAAAAGTGTTTTAATAGTTATAGCCTTATTATACTTTTGGATATTTGGGACCAATTTTTTCCTAGGGTTTATAAGAGCCAAGAGTTATTATGACAACGGGAAAGGGAGAGATGATGTTTTCTATGAAAATTCCACCAATACTAAGCCCAACAACGATAAGAACGAAAATGGtgatatcaaaaataactcTACGACTAAATTATTGAAGAACTga